The proteins below come from a single Chlamydiota bacterium genomic window:
- a CDS encoding ZIP family metal transporter, with amino-acid sequence MRDLHPVVHALLATLFTWGMTAAGASLALVGRGFSRKALDGMLGFAAGVMIAASYWSLLAPAIEMSEGKALPAWFPAAAGFLLGGAFLWLVDRTLPHLHLFFAGEEAEGIHTKWRRTTLLVTAITLHNIPEGLAIGVAFGAAAAGLPSASFAGAVALALGIGIQNFPEGLAVSMPLRREGLSKRMSLWYGQLSATVEPVAAVLGAALVLVAMPVLPYALAFAAGAMIYVVVEEIVPESQRGGNTDFATLGAMTGFAVMMVLDVGLG; translated from the coding sequence ATGAGGGATCTCCACCCGGTCGTCCACGCGCTGCTGGCCACCCTCTTCACGTGGGGGATGACCGCGGCCGGGGCGAGCCTCGCGCTTGTCGGGCGCGGATTCAGCCGGAAGGCGCTCGACGGAATGCTCGGGTTCGCCGCCGGGGTGATGATCGCGGCGAGCTACTGGTCGCTCCTCGCCCCCGCGATAGAGATGTCGGAGGGGAAGGCGCTGCCCGCCTGGTTTCCGGCCGCGGCCGGATTTCTCCTCGGCGGCGCCTTCCTCTGGCTCGTCGACCGGACCCTCCCGCACCTCCACCTCTTCTTCGCCGGCGAGGAGGCCGAGGGGATCCATACAAAATGGCGCAGGACCACGCTCCTCGTGACGGCGATCACCCTGCACAACATCCCCGAGGGGCTCGCCATCGGGGTCGCCTTCGGCGCGGCGGCCGCCGGCCTCCCCTCCGCCTCGTTCGCGGGGGCGGTCGCCCTCGCCCTCGGGATCGGCATCCAGAATTTTCCCGAGGGGCTCGCGGTCTCGATGCCGCTCCGCCGGGAGGGCTTGTCCAAACGGATGAGCCTCTGGTACGGGCAACTCTCCGCAACGGTCGAGCCGGTCGCGGCGGTGCTGGGCGCGGCGCTCGTCCTCGTCGCGATGCCGGTGCTCCCGTACGCGCTCGCCTTCGCGGCCGGGGCGATGATCTATGTCGTGGTCGAGGAGATCGTGCCCGAGTCGCAGCGCGGCGGCAACACCGACTTCGCCACGCTCGGCGCGATGACGGGGTTCGCCGTGATGATGGTGCTCGACGTGGGGCTGGGATAG
- a CDS encoding High molecular weight rubredoxin yields the protein MHRDIDPTALFKVTYGLYIVSSCDGEKATGLIANTVSQVTADPPRISVCIHKDNLTHDYIAKSGTFAVSVLDESAPLKFIGIFGFNSGRKIDKIPKVCSRIGKTGCPVVTENALAVFEGRVVSTVDAGTHSIFIADLVEAETLKAGKPLTYAYYREHLRGKTPKNAPTYMPASASGAAENERKENPMQKYICDVCGYVYDPAEGDPDNGVAAGTPFEKLPNAWVCPICGAGKDQFSPEG from the coding sequence ATGCACCGGGATATCGATCCGACGGCGCTGTTCAAGGTGACGTACGGCCTCTATATCGTCTCCTCCTGCGACGGGGAGAAGGCGACCGGCCTCATCGCCAACACCGTCAGCCAGGTGACCGCCGATCCGCCCCGGATCTCGGTCTGCATCCACAAGGACAACCTCACGCACGACTATATCGCCAAAAGCGGAACCTTCGCCGTCTCCGTCCTCGACGAATCGGCGCCGCTCAAGTTCATCGGCATCTTCGGTTTCAACTCGGGCCGGAAGATCGACAAGATACCCAAGGTCTGTTCGAGGATCGGGAAGACCGGCTGCCCGGTCGTCACCGAGAACGCCCTCGCGGTCTTCGAGGGGAGGGTCGTCTCGACGGTCGACGCCGGGACGCACAGCATCTTCATCGCCGACCTGGTGGAGGCGGAGACCTTGAAGGCGGGGAAGCCGCTCACCTACGCCTACTACCGGGAGCATCTGCGGGGGAAGACCCCCAAGAACGCCCCCACCTACATGCCGGCGTCCGCCTCGGGCGCCGCGGAGAACGAGCGAAAGGAGAACCCGATGCAGAAGTACATCTGCGACGTTTGCGGCTACGTGTACGACCCGGCCGAGGGCGACCCGGACAACGGCGTTGCCGCCGGCACCCCGTTCGAGAAGCTCCCCAACGCCTGGGTCTGCCCGATCTGCGGCGCGGGCAAGGACCAGTTCTCGCCCGAGGGGTGA
- the nth gene encoding endonuclease III — MRSARGRIGEIVAILRENYPESRTALRHEDPFQLLVATILSAQCTDARVNMVTPSLFGKYPTAAHFARAKQAILEKEIRSTGFFRNKARNIIGAAKHIVAEHGGNVPDTMEELVALPGVARKTANIVLSSAYGKAEGIAVDTHVRRLSRRLGLSAEEDPVKIERDLMAIVPKGDWLDFNHLLVNHGRAICRAKKPRCPDCPLKRLCPSATKFFPEL, encoded by the coding sequence ATGAGATCCGCACGCGGAAGGATCGGGGAGATCGTCGCGATCCTTCGGGAGAACTACCCGGAGAGCCGCACGGCGCTCCGGCACGAGGACCCGTTCCAGCTGCTCGTCGCCACGATCCTCTCGGCCCAGTGCACGGACGCGCGGGTCAACATGGTCACCCCGTCCCTCTTTGGGAAGTACCCGACCGCCGCGCACTTCGCGAGGGCGAAACAAGCCATCCTCGAGAAGGAGATCCGCTCGACGGGATTCTTCCGGAACAAGGCCAGGAATATCATCGGGGCGGCGAAGCACATCGTCGCGGAGCACGGCGGCAACGTGCCCGACACGATGGAGGAGCTGGTGGCGCTTCCGGGCGTGGCGCGCAAGACGGCGAACATCGTCCTCTCGAGCGCCTACGGGAAGGCGGAAGGGATCGCCGTGGACACGCACGTGCGCCGGCTCTCGCGGAGGCTCGGCTTGAGCGCCGAGGAGGACCCGGTGAAGATCGAGCGCGACCTGATGGCGATCGTCCCGAAGGGGGACTGGCTGGACTTCAACCACCTGCTGGTGAACCACGGGCGGGCGATCTGCCGGGCGAAGAAGCCGCGCTGCCCCGACTGCCCCCTGAAGCGCCTCTGCCCGTCGGCGACGAAGTTCTTCCCCGAGCTCTGA
- a CDS encoding energy transducer TonB, whose protein sequence is MIGDKRLGAALLLSLLVHAAAFAAGWTARLPAGTAEEEWACAFTVGSVCETAAASPSSAAFIPASPRPVGEAESSRDSDPETDRPRERRLRAAAIAPDAASAPSREEAEGGAAPPAFLASLPSRGNDGRAAMTGGGGRDDYLAAVRRKIATRKRFPSEALNEGQRGTAVVAFRILTDGDVSGVRVVQSSLSPILDAEAGMTVRRAAPFPPPPPRLGPSPLEIRVPISFEIERR, encoded by the coding sequence ATGATCGGCGACAAGAGGCTTGGGGCGGCGCTCCTGCTCTCCCTGCTCGTCCACGCCGCCGCGTTTGCGGCGGGATGGACGGCGCGCCTCCCCGCCGGGACGGCGGAGGAGGAGTGGGCGTGCGCCTTCACCGTGGGCTCCGTCTGCGAGACCGCCGCGGCCTCCCCCTCCAGCGCGGCGTTTATCCCCGCTTCCCCACGGCCGGTCGGCGAGGCCGAATCTTCGCGGGACTCCGATCCGGAAACGGACAGGCCCCGCGAGCGGCGCCTCCGCGCGGCGGCGATCGCGCCCGACGCCGCGTCCGCCCCCTCCCGGGAAGAGGCGGAAGGCGGCGCGGCGCCCCCCGCCTTTCTGGCGTCCCTCCCCTCGCGCGGCAACGACGGAAGGGCGGCCATGACGGGGGGCGGGGGGCGCGACGACTATCTCGCCGCGGTCCGGCGCAAAATCGCCACGCGGAAGAGATTCCCCTCCGAGGCGCTCAACGAGGGGCAGCGCGGAACGGCCGTCGTCGCCTTCAGGATACTCACCGACGGGGACGTCTCCGGCGTCCGGGTCGTGCAAAGCTCCCTCTCGCCGATCCTCGACGCCGAGGCGGGGATGACGGTGCGCCGCGCCGCCCCGTTCCCGCCGCCCCCTCCCCGTCTCGGCCCCTCCCCGCTGGAGATCCGGGTGCCGATCTCGTTCGAGATCGAGAGGCGGTAG
- a CDS encoding LysR family transcriptional regulator, producing the protein MKLRLKVSIVNARGEGFMGIGLVWLLRRVKRFKSIHRAAADMELSYVKALKILNRLEKNLGRKVVIRTRGGAKHGGAEITPFAERYIEEYDRFLSALNAHAEKSFSRRRLLSRR; encoded by the coding sequence ATGAAACTCCGCCTGAAGGTGAGCATCGTCAACGCCCGCGGCGAGGGGTTCATGGGTATCGGGCTCGTCTGGCTGCTGCGGCGGGTCAAGCGATTCAAGTCGATCCATCGAGCCGCCGCGGACATGGAGCTCTCCTACGTCAAGGCGCTGAAGATTCTCAACCGCCTCGAGAAGAACCTGGGGCGCAAGGTCGTCATCCGCACGAGGGGCGGCGCGAAACACGGCGGGGCGGAGATCACGCCGTTCGCCGAACGCTACATCGAGGAGTACGACCGGTTCCTCTCCGCGCTCAACGCACACGCCGAAAAGTCGTTCAGCCGCCGACGCCTCCTCTCCCGTCGCTGA
- a CDS encoding TonB-dependent receptor: protein MRTGRVSLAVSMIILGVALAPCGTAFCQAASDAADAAAPATGPGTPAADAAAVQDATAETGSDQAAAPSPSPAATPAGPLSFIAPQGAPAGFNESGYVPYTLGEIVVAGQTKANEIALYNEVSAEKIAATNSKTAAEALRYATGVQVLQGAKNEPDVSIHGMGQEKVLVLIDGVPYYETNYGKLNLSQIPADIIAKIEVIKGAPSVIYGPNAEAGVINIVTKNAGKPFTLGSNVELGEKDHNRVSATTGGEEGVFKYWFNYTHNETSAWRMSDNFKAAEGTIFSKPGGPRRAVIDDGGFRSNSSFKTDSFWAKFGVTPAEDSEYFVNAYWIMSKWGWPPSVADTTVFPDPPAFSQFARFDRYDDWGVDFNAKQRITEKFLLRNNAYFHNHQDALVSYTDEDYTDKLARSAYRDYSVGDSVIADYDLTKWDTFRLAFHYKIDSHRERDDSYLPFSESLSNTGSVAAENEFRLVKNLTAVAGMGWDWFDVWKSQRNTTSKMDGAFTGRQNNERPSLKDMLTPMGGLEYRLPDTTKLFTSLARKGRFPTLQQLYSSKGGNADLDPETSLNYTLGASRSFFDGMAWAEVAYFNHYLRDYISRDGPDPTNIYRNYGKIIMNGIELNTELKPFERAAFTLGYTYNHARDRSRGHASDYVVDLPAHKIDMGLRYTLPYTETRIDLTQQITSKIFSQLPTAQDPELDEEVAKGYYLCNVKFTQPLTRYLDGYVSLENIWDRNYETVYGFPQRGRTVLFGIDAKY from the coding sequence ATGCGCACGGGCAGGGTATCCTTGGCGGTGTCGATGATCATCCTTGGTGTCGCTCTCGCGCCATGCGGCACGGCGTTCTGCCAGGCGGCTTCGGATGCGGCCGACGCGGCGGCCCCGGCGACCGGGCCGGGCACCCCCGCTGCGGATGCGGCGGCCGTTCAGGACGCGACCGCGGAGACGGGCTCGGATCAGGCGGCCGCCCCCTCCCCGTCGCCCGCCGCCACCCCCGCGGGGCCGCTCTCCTTCATCGCCCCCCAGGGCGCCCCCGCCGGTTTCAACGAGAGCGGCTACGTGCCGTACACCCTCGGGGAGATCGTGGTCGCGGGGCAGACGAAGGCGAACGAGATCGCCCTCTACAACGAGGTCTCCGCGGAGAAGATCGCGGCCACAAACAGCAAGACGGCGGCCGAGGCGCTGCGCTACGCCACGGGCGTGCAGGTGCTGCAGGGCGCCAAGAACGAGCCCGACGTGAGCATCCACGGGATGGGGCAGGAGAAGGTCCTGGTGCTGATCGACGGCGTCCCGTACTACGAGACGAACTACGGGAAGCTCAACCTGAGCCAGATCCCCGCCGACATCATCGCCAAGATCGAGGTGATCAAGGGAGCCCCCTCCGTCATCTACGGACCGAACGCGGAGGCAGGCGTCATCAACATCGTCACCAAGAACGCCGGGAAGCCGTTCACGCTGGGGAGCAACGTCGAGCTCGGCGAGAAGGACCACAACCGCGTCTCGGCGACGACCGGGGGCGAGGAGGGGGTCTTCAAATACTGGTTCAATTACACGCACAACGAGACGAGCGCATGGAGGATGTCCGACAACTTCAAGGCGGCCGAGGGGACGATTTTCAGCAAGCCCGGGGGGCCGCGGCGGGCGGTCATCGACGACGGCGGTTTCCGGAGCAACTCCAGCTTCAAGACCGACAGTTTCTGGGCGAAATTCGGCGTGACGCCTGCCGAGGACTCCGAGTATTTCGTGAACGCCTACTGGATCATGTCCAAGTGGGGCTGGCCGCCGTCGGTCGCCGATACCACCGTCTTCCCGGACCCGCCCGCCTTCTCGCAGTTCGCCCGGTTCGACAGGTACGACGACTGGGGGGTGGATTTCAACGCGAAGCAGCGGATCACGGAGAAGTTCCTCCTGCGCAACAACGCCTATTTCCACAACCACCAGGACGCGCTCGTGTCATACACGGACGAGGACTACACGGACAAGCTCGCCCGCAGCGCCTACAGGGACTACTCGGTGGGGGACAGCGTCATCGCCGACTACGACCTGACGAAGTGGGACACGTTCCGGCTCGCCTTCCACTACAAGATCGACTCGCACCGCGAGCGCGACGACTCGTACCTCCCGTTCTCCGAGTCGCTCTCGAACACCGGATCGGTCGCCGCCGAGAACGAGTTCCGTCTCGTCAAGAACCTGACCGCCGTCGCCGGCATGGGCTGGGACTGGTTCGACGTCTGGAAGTCGCAGCGGAACACGACGAGCAAGATGGACGGGGCGTTCACCGGGCGGCAGAACAACGAGCGGCCGAGCCTGAAGGATATGCTGACGCCGATGGGCGGCCTCGAGTACCGCCTTCCGGACACGACCAAGCTCTTCACCTCGCTGGCGAGGAAGGGGCGCTTCCCCACCCTGCAGCAGCTCTACTCGAGCAAGGGGGGCAACGCCGACCTCGACCCCGAGACCAGTCTCAACTACACCCTCGGCGCCTCCCGCTCCTTTTTCGACGGGATGGCGTGGGCGGAGGTCGCGTACTTCAATCACTACCTGCGGGACTACATCAGCCGCGACGGACCCGATCCCACGAATATCTACCGGAACTACGGGAAGATCATCATGAACGGCATCGAGCTCAACACGGAGCTCAAACCGTTCGAGCGCGCCGCCTTCACCCTCGGCTATACCTACAACCACGCCCGCGACCGGAGCAGGGGTCACGCCTCCGACTATGTGGTGGACCTCCCCGCGCACAAGATCGACATGGGCCTCCGCTATACGCTCCCGTACACCGAGACCAGGATCGATCTCACGCAGCAGATCACCAGCAAGATATTCTCGCAGCTCCCCACCGCGCAGGACCCGGAGCTTGACGAGGAGGTGGCGAAGGGCTACTATCTCTGCAACGTCAAGTTCACGCAGCCGCTCACCCGCTATCTCGACGGCTATGTCTCCCTCGAGAACATCTGGGACCGCAACTACGAGACCGTCTACGGCTTCCCGCAGCGGGGGAGGACGGTCCTCTTCGGGATCGACGCCAAG